In the Acidobacteriota bacterium genome, one interval contains:
- the flhA gene encoding flagellar biosynthesis protein FlhA, with protein MSKLTARSDIVLAVGVIGIITVLVIPLPPAFLDFALAFNITFSLVILLSTLYVTRPLDLSVFPGMLLIVTLMRLSLNVASTRLILGTAYAGEVINSFGNFVVQGNYVVGFIVFVILVIIQFVVITKGAGRISEVAARFTLDAMPGKQMAIDADLNAGIINEQEARSRREDISREADFYGAMDGASKFVRGDAIAGILITLINIVGGFIIGAAINGMTVVEAMRTYSLLSIGDGLVTQIPALLVSTASGVIVTRATSTSHMGADLTVQLTREPRAILVAATALILFGLVPGMPTSAFLAIGLAIGGIGYVTREVQRRHAVATKDEEKQKELKARSGQQAERTEDLLKVDTIGLEIGYGLIPMVDAAQGGDLLDRISTIRRQLAAELGIIVPPIRIRDNVQLKPSAYRIKIKGIGVAEADLMTDHVMALNPGYIDETLDGFETRDPAFHLKATWIVPAMREMAEAKGFTVVEPSAVLATHLTELVRSSATEVLMRQDTQRLVETLKEDYPALVDSVIPEIVPLGTLHKVLQTLLAERVPIRDLATIVETVSDYIGSTKETDVLAEYARMALKRQITDMYRDKDGRINVFTVDPALEQKLADSVQNTRQGLMLVLDPAMTEAILKSIGEHADKLQAAGLTPVCICSPNIRLALRRLVEAAYPSIAVVSYNEILPNVELVSSGVVRLQDDN; from the coding sequence ATGAGCAAACTTACGGCCCGCTCCGATATCGTGCTGGCGGTGGGTGTCATCGGCATCATCACGGTGCTGGTCATACCGCTGCCACCGGCCTTTCTGGATTTTGCCCTGGCTTTCAACATCACCTTCTCGCTGGTGATATTGCTGTCAACTCTCTACGTCACGCGCCCGCTCGACCTGTCGGTATTCCCGGGCATGCTGCTGATCGTCACGCTGATGCGCCTTTCCTTAAACGTTGCATCGACCCGTCTGATCCTCGGCACGGCGTACGCCGGCGAGGTCATCAACTCCTTCGGCAACTTTGTCGTGCAGGGCAACTACGTGGTCGGGTTTATCGTGTTCGTGATCCTGGTCATTATCCAGTTTGTCGTGATCACGAAAGGCGCGGGGCGCATTTCCGAAGTGGCCGCGCGCTTTACATTGGATGCGATGCCCGGCAAGCAGATGGCTATCGACGCCGACCTTAACGCGGGCATTATCAACGAACAGGAAGCGCGCTCCCGGCGCGAGGATATATCCAGGGAAGCCGACTTTTACGGGGCGATGGACGGCGCCTCGAAATTCGTGCGCGGCGACGCCATCGCGGGCATTCTGATAACGCTCATAAACATCGTCGGCGGGTTCATCATCGGCGCCGCCATCAACGGGATGACGGTGGTGGAAGCCATGCGCACGTACTCGCTGCTGTCGATTGGTGACGGCCTGGTGACACAGATCCCGGCTTTGCTGGTGAGCACGGCCTCCGGCGTCATCGTCACACGCGCGACCTCGACATCCCACATGGGCGCGGACCTTACGGTACAGCTTACCAGGGAGCCCCGGGCGATTCTGGTGGCGGCAACGGCGCTCATTCTCTTCGGCCTGGTTCCCGGGATGCCGACCTCGGCGTTCCTCGCCATCGGCCTGGCTATCGGGGGAATAGGCTACGTGACGCGCGAGGTTCAGCGGAGACATGCCGTGGCCACCAAAGATGAAGAAAAGCAGAAGGAGCTCAAGGCGCGGTCGGGTCAGCAGGCGGAGCGTACGGAAGACCTGCTCAAGGTTGACACGATCGGCCTGGAGATAGGTTACGGTCTGATACCGATGGTTGATGCGGCGCAGGGGGGCGACCTGCTGGATCGCATCTCGACCATTCGCAGGCAGCTGGCCGCCGAACTTGGCATAATCGTCCCCCCCATCAGGATACGCGACAACGTGCAGCTGAAACCGAGCGCGTATCGGATCAAGATCAAGGGCATCGGGGTGGCGGAGGCTGACCTGATGACCGACCACGTGATGGCCCTGAATCCCGGCTACATCGACGAGACGCTCGACGGTTTCGAAACGCGAGACCCGGCCTTCCATTTGAAGGCGACCTGGATTGTGCCGGCGATGCGCGAGATGGCCGAAGCCAAGGGATTCACTGTCGTGGAACCGTCGGCCGTGCTTGCCACGCACCTGACCGAGCTTGTCCGTTCCTCGGCGACGGAGGTCCTGATGCGCCAGGACACGCAGCGTCTTGTCGAGACGCTGAAAGAAGATTACCCGGCCCTGGTGGACTCGGTGATTCCCGAAATCGTTCCGCTCGGCACGCTGCACAAGGTATTGCAGACGTTGCTGGCCGAACGCGTACCGATTCGCGATCTGGCCACAATCGTCGAGACCGTCTCGGACTACATCGGCTCGACCAAGGAGACCGACGTTCTGGCCGAGTACGCTCGCATGGCGCTCAAACGCCAGATAACGGACATGTACCGGGACAAGGACGGCCGCATAAACGTGTTCACGGTCGATCCGGCTCTCGAGCAGAAGCTGGCTGATTCGGTGCAGAACACGCGGCAGGGGCTGATGCTGGTTCTCGATCCCGCCATGACCGAGGCCATCCTCAAGAGCATCGGGGAGCATGCGGACAAGCTGCAGGCGGCGGGTCTGACGCCGGTGTGCATCTGTTCGCCCAATATCAGGCTCGCGCTGCGCCGGCTTGTGGAAGCGGCCTATCCGTCCATAGCCGTGGTCTCGTACAACGAAATTCTGCCCAACGTGGAGTTGGTATCCAGTGGAGTGGTGAGGTTACAAGATGATAATTAA
- a CDS encoding P-loop NTPase produces the protein MSRFDSSVHAGDYRAVGGSWIVSVLSGKGGVGKSVLAFNLAERIGSQGNRVLLVDADFSSGNIHILANASCETGVRQFSSGQLSLRDAVVPVLDGVDVLGAGGDGPAEAWQDVQATARLVERLRDQGSHYDVIVVDHSSGVSDPATVIAQGSDLNLLVLVPELTSIADAYGLYKYLLQAGDRMDAFVLVNRTQSDREAEYIHGKFSALAERFLGRAPGLIGYLPEDEAVRKAVASQVPVAVAMPQSPVVQALSELGQELLGLRKSSRTGTQVKAINKTTAAADIRG, from the coding sequence GTGAGTAGGTTTGATTCCTCGGTTCATGCCGGAGACTACCGGGCGGTCGGCGGCAGTTGGATTGTCTCCGTGCTGTCCGGCAAAGGTGGCGTGGGCAAGTCCGTACTTGCGTTCAACCTTGCGGAACGGATCGGTTCGCAGGGAAACCGGGTACTGCTGGTCGACGCGGACTTTTCCTCCGGCAACATACATATCCTGGCCAACGCGAGCTGTGAGACGGGGGTGCGGCAGTTCAGCAGCGGGCAGCTGAGCCTTCGAGACGCCGTGGTACCGGTCCTTGACGGCGTGGACGTTCTCGGGGCCGGCGGGGATGGTCCGGCCGAAGCCTGGCAGGACGTGCAGGCGACGGCCAGGCTCGTCGAACGCCTGCGAGACCAGGGTTCACATTACGACGTGATCGTTGTCGATCATTCCTCAGGCGTCTCCGATCCAGCCACGGTGATAGCACAGGGGTCGGATCTCAATCTACTGGTGCTGGTTCCGGAACTGACTTCGATAGCCGATGCCTACGGCCTTTACAAGTACCTGTTGCAGGCAGGAGATCGGATGGACGCGTTCGTGTTGGTTAACCGGACGCAATCCGATCGGGAGGCAGAGTATATCCACGGGAAATTCAGTGCCCTGGCCGAACGGTTTCTTGGCAGGGCGCCGGGATTGATCGGGTACCTGCCGGAGGACGAGGCGGTGCGCAAAGCCGTCGCGTCGCAGGTGCCGGTAGCCGTTGCTATGCCTCAATCTCCTGTCGTCCAGGCGCTTAGCGAACTGGGCCAGGAGTTGTTGGGTCTTAGGAAGTCCAGCCGGACCGGCACACAGGTGAAGGCGATAAATAAAACCACGGCCGCAGCCGATATAAGGGGATAG
- a CDS encoding FliA/WhiG family RNA polymerase sigma factor, which produces MVSTLKATPKKRGRTSGTVAAARVLRTEAAPKPKKWDASERDWARYRLYKSDDLRQKLLNKYLPLVRNVATRMAMGFPRSVELTDLINTGAIGLIEAFSHFDPNRGVKFETYAVPRIRGAILDELRALDWVPRSTRARSREIERAMTVLENELGRAPESSELARQLNMSEQELYLALDDVSCTNILSLDEIIYPEDDNRQVPRIETVSDTSSRGVLGEIERGELRSFLVVAIDRLTAQEKLVIALYYFEELTLKEIGEVMSISESRVSQIHTRAVMKLRNMVREKFALTG; this is translated from the coding sequence ATGGTTAGCACGCTCAAGGCAACTCCTAAGAAGCGCGGGCGGACATCAGGAACGGTCGCCGCAGCCAGGGTGCTCAGAACAGAGGCAGCGCCGAAGCCGAAGAAGTGGGACGCGAGTGAGCGCGACTGGGCTCGGTACCGACTGTATAAGTCGGATGACCTCCGACAAAAGCTGCTGAACAAGTATTTGCCCCTGGTTCGCAACGTGGCGACCCGGATGGCGATGGGCTTTCCGCGCTCGGTTGAACTGACAGACCTGATAAACACGGGTGCGATCGGGCTGATAGAAGCTTTCAGCCATTTCGACCCGAATCGCGGGGTCAAGTTCGAGACGTACGCCGTGCCGCGCATCCGGGGAGCGATACTGGACGAGCTGCGTGCCCTTGACTGGGTACCGCGATCCACGCGGGCCAGGTCACGTGAGATTGAGCGAGCCATGACGGTTCTGGAGAACGAGCTCGGCCGCGCGCCCGAATCATCAGAGCTGGCGAGGCAACTGAACATGTCCGAACAGGAACTGTATCTGGCGCTTGACGACGTTTCGTGCACGAACATACTGTCCCTGGACGAAATCATCTATCCGGAAGACGACAACCGACAGGTTCCCCGCATCGAGACGGTGAGCGATACCTCCAGCAGGGGTGTGCTCGGTGAGATAGAAAGGGGAGAACTCCGGTCGTTCCTGGTGGTGGCTATCGACCGCCTGACCGCCCAGGAGAAGCTCGTCATCGCGCTGTACTATTTCGAAGAACTGACGCTAAAAGAGATCGGGGAAGTGATGTCGATCTCGGAGTCACGCGTGTCTCAGATTCATACCCGGGCCGTCATGAAACTGCGGAACATGGTCAGGGAGAAGTTTGCCCTCACGGGCTGA
- a CDS encoding DUF2225 domain-containing protein — protein sequence MPKDSPFLLFKVECPICKTINEFEMIRVGAYAEDGRDTDFCPLRIKWRFPRYQAYNPLVFFTATCSNCFYTREFTNSFKDWKNDNNFRFYRLKQVKEKHLEQLSTAGSVVKMLGEAIDVPRNPNESAILKLHLAVYDERLADHHSKLDLGRLYLRIGWVFRDLQEGDNPQQVYLRALLYETDNKYGMLSQTVDSVQAELESLAQQVKSHQESEEVTTEVKSQMLAFEDRYQERVTALNTCLDDTRRQLTSMGELIEEYSQALLGGGGQTDGRAFGACASFQEFLKQAKRSWPGIVADEREAIEKAVDNYKAAFVGGRDILPGTQQIQASYMIAELSHRIGRYEEAKEYFTSTIKAGQEFIYRNRNDQSRTILARKILELAIEQGRSNLAALKGA from the coding sequence ATGCCCAAGGATAGCCCATTTTTGTTGTTCAAGGTCGAGTGCCCGATCTGCAAGACGATTAACGAATTCGAGATGATTCGGGTGGGGGCATACGCGGAGGACGGCCGCGACACGGATTTCTGCCCGTTACGCATCAAGTGGCGTTTTCCCCGGTACCAGGCGTATAACCCGCTGGTGTTCTTCACGGCCACCTGCAGCAACTGTTTTTATACGCGGGAGTTTACCAACAGCTTCAAGGACTGGAAGAACGACAACAACTTCCGGTTCTACCGCCTCAAGCAGGTCAAGGAAAAGCACCTGGAACAGTTGTCCACGGCCGGCTCGGTGGTCAAGATGCTGGGAGAGGCGATTGACGTTCCCCGGAATCCCAACGAGTCCGCCATCCTGAAACTGCACCTGGCCGTCTACGACGAACGGCTTGCCGACCACCACAGCAAGCTGGACCTCGGCCGCCTCTACCTGCGCATAGGCTGGGTCTTTCGTGACCTTCAGGAAGGAGACAACCCGCAACAGGTCTACCTGCGCGCTCTGTTATATGAGACGGACAACAAGTACGGGATGCTGTCGCAGACGGTGGATTCAGTTCAGGCGGAGTTAGAGTCGTTGGCCCAGCAGGTCAAATCGCACCAGGAGTCGGAGGAGGTCACGACCGAGGTCAAATCGCAGATGCTCGCGTTCGAGGACCGGTACCAGGAGCGTGTCACGGCGCTGAATACGTGCCTTGACGACACCCGCAGGCAATTGACGAGTATGGGGGAACTGATCGAGGAGTACAGTCAGGCCCTCCTGGGAGGCGGCGGTCAAACCGACGGTCGGGCTTTCGGTGCTTGTGCCTCGTTTCAGGAATTCCTCAAACAGGCCAAACGGTCGTGGCCCGGGATCGTGGCGGACGAGCGCGAGGCCATCGAAAAGGCGGTCGACAACTACAAGGCGGCGTTCGTCGGCGGGCGCGACATCCTGCCGGGGACGCAGCAAATCCAAGCCTCTTACATGATTGCCGAGCTCTCGCACCGGATCGGACGCTACGAGGAGGCAAAGGAGTATTTCACGAGCACGATCAAGGCGGGGCAGGAGTTCATCTATCGGAATCGGAATGACCAGTCACGGACGATCCTGGCGCGCAAGATCCTGGAGCTGGCCATCGAACAGGGAAGATCGAACCTGGCCGCGCTTAAAGGCGCGTAA
- a CDS encoding flagellar brake protein, with product MQSIQSKPDELLRVWEKIQIFVGDDGERGQYEARVEDFINGGIIISNPVFVQGHTLLRENVPVIVCFTREDAAYQFHSRIRRRLLKGDARMLLAPARNIQRVQRRRFFRIRTSAVVSYARLVPMLDWDNWEDCLTWEESQCVDISGGGVLIRTNEKLDDKTLLLMRLEFFRRHDLPELVVGICRRTFERESGHFAGLEFVVASRLHDYIDKKTLSRLPAAIRIFDNIVVNKLVSAVFREQVELRQKGVL from the coding sequence GTGCAGTCGATTCAGTCAAAACCCGATGAGCTGTTGAGGGTCTGGGAGAAGATCCAGATATTCGTGGGCGACGACGGTGAGCGGGGGCAGTACGAAGCCCGCGTTGAGGACTTCATCAACGGCGGCATCATCATTTCGAATCCGGTATTCGTCCAGGGTCACACGCTGCTTCGCGAGAACGTGCCTGTGATAGTCTGCTTCACGCGCGAGGACGCGGCGTACCAGTTTCATTCGCGGATCAGGCGTCGCCTGCTCAAGGGGGACGCCAGGATGCTGCTGGCGCCCGCGAGGAACATTCAGCGGGTGCAACGGCGCCGTTTTTTTCGTATTCGGACCTCGGCAGTGGTCTCGTATGCCCGGCTGGTGCCCATGCTGGACTGGGACAACTGGGAGGATTGCCTGACGTGGGAGGAGAGCCAGTGCGTTGATATCAGCGGCGGTGGGGTGCTGATACGGACAAATGAGAAGCTCGATGACAAGACGCTTCTCCTGATGCGCCTTGAGTTTTTCCGGCGGCACGATCTGCCGGAGTTGGTGGTCGGCATCTGCCGTCGCACGTTCGAAAGGGAAAGCGGGCATTTCGCCGGGCTGGAATTCGTGGTGGCCAGCCGGCTTCACGATTACATCGACAAGAAAACACTAAGTCGTCTGCCGGCCGCAATCAGGATTTTTGACAACATCGTCGTAAACAAGCTGGTGTCTGCCGTTTTCAGAGAACAGGTGGAACTTCGACAAAAGGGAGTTCTGTAG
- a CDS encoding PilZ domain-containing protein: protein MDASTRQAADEDVGFSAIRIDISRLVGREIKLFSEQFPGRELHAKVTSAYNQRISVDSGQDRGLIENLVSQQQVVAQFGYKGQEISVRARLIRTFGGKCQFVLDEDVVPLSQRRYRRVTLKRPVRLAPFPIASHSRRGLSSLRWMSTDSLNLSSGGIMIQLPSFLEQGVYLLMNVDWDVDFLPPLVLGQVKHCHSVDPGQFRIGVEFIVSELARQLFSPARRGALPGCLFGYTQLHRFKLNRKLAVLNPQTDSLLLDRRQDEDKPQSQIVP, encoded by the coding sequence ATGGACGCGTCGACCAGGCAGGCCGCCGACGAGGATGTCGGATTCTCGGCCATCCGTATTGACATTTCCCGGCTCGTCGGTCGCGAGATCAAGTTGTTTTCCGAGCAGTTTCCCGGCAGGGAACTCCACGCCAAGGTAACATCGGCCTACAACCAGCGCATCAGTGTCGACAGCGGACAGGACCGCGGGTTGATTGAAAATTTGGTCAGCCAGCAGCAGGTGGTGGCGCAGTTCGGGTACAAGGGGCAGGAGATCTCGGTACGGGCGAGACTCATACGCACGTTCGGCGGCAAGTGCCAATTTGTGCTTGACGAGGACGTGGTGCCGCTGTCGCAGCGAAGGTATCGGCGGGTGACCCTGAAACGTCCGGTCAGGCTGGCCCCGTTTCCGATAGCCTCTCACAGCCGGCGCGGCCTGTCGAGCCTGCGCTGGATGTCGACGGACAGCCTGAACCTTTCAAGCGGCGGCATCATGATCCAGTTGCCCAGCTTTCTCGAACAGGGGGTCTACCTGTTGATGAATGTTGACTGGGACGTAGACTTCCTTCCCCCGCTGGTGCTGGGCCAGGTCAAGCACTGTCATTCCGTCGATCCCGGGCAGTTCAGAATCGGGGTCGAGTTTATTGTGAGCGAACTGGCCCGACAGCTTTTCTCACCGGCTCGCAGGGGCGCGCTGCCGGGATGTCTTTTTGGCTACACGCAGCTTCACCGGTTCAAGCTGAACCGGAAGCTGGCCGTGCTGAACCCTCAGACAGATTCTCTACTCTTGGATAGGAGACAGGATGAAGACAAACCCCAAAGCCAGATCGTCCCGTGA
- a CDS encoding PilZ domain-containing protein — MKTNPKARSSREADADREAVSVQGPFELESQNKRRFIRLEISMPMSLQKIKDPAGGFWPDGDCRVIQGLILNISGGGVLVDLNETLNEGDIVSMRFTLQEVEALDNVLGLVKRVDHEPDAILAGIEFITRDYLQDLFTRGEMDLLPGKYADFEESVRNVLNHYVRRTRVTGEVV, encoded by the coding sequence ATGAAGACAAACCCCAAAGCCAGATCGTCCCGTGAGGCTGACGCCGACAGGGAAGCGGTATCGGTTCAAGGGCCATTCGAACTGGAGTCTCAGAACAAACGCCGTTTCATTCGGCTCGAGATTTCCATGCCAATGTCGCTTCAAAAGATAAAAGATCCCGCCGGAGGGTTCTGGCCGGACGGAGATTGCCGCGTCATCCAGGGCCTGATCCTCAATATCTCCGGTGGCGGCGTGCTGGTGGACCTCAACGAGACGCTCAATGAGGGAGACATCGTGTCGATGCGGTTTACCTTGCAGGAGGTCGAGGCGCTGGACAACGTGCTCGGATTAGTCAAACGGGTGGACCATGAGCCGGACGCGATTCTGGCAGGCATTGAATTCATCACGCGAGACTACCTGCAGGACCTGTTCACGCGCGGTGAGATGGACCTTCTGCCCGGGAAGTACGCCGACTTCGAAGAATCCGTTCGCAACGTCCTGAACCACTACGTCCGTCGCACACGCGTGACCGGTGAGGTGGTCTGA
- a CDS encoding GAF domain-containing protein, whose protein sequence is MAAVRRKSAGPGELGDVWGKIKLVAEISSRLREEPASREVYVAALEVLRKIVPFDAATLYVVDPDSERLAEKAVVGGGVEPLGFLRLGTGGGLSGWAARNKKPVLLADRSNKSDFDPDSDLASVMSVPLLAGDEVCGVLNLGSRRARAFDERHLDVIAVVADQLSIGFERLARQEMMEARKRELDEAGQWRNERQAAAAAEERLRAAVDRSHSVHHDVNNSLAVIVGNVECLLVKERTQDQKTLSRLRRIEAAALRISETNRRLLETDIQRQGNRE, encoded by the coding sequence GTGGCAGCAGTCAGAAGGAAATCAGCCGGGCCCGGCGAGCTTGGCGACGTGTGGGGAAAGATCAAGCTGGTGGCGGAGATATCGAGCCGGCTGCGCGAAGAACCGGCGTCCCGCGAGGTGTACGTCGCCGCCCTGGAGGTTCTCAGGAAGATTGTGCCCTTTGATGCTGCGACTCTGTACGTAGTCGACCCGGACAGCGAGCGCTTAGCGGAAAAGGCGGTTGTCGGGGGAGGCGTGGAGCCGCTGGGTTTTCTGAGGCTTGGCACCGGCGGCGGTCTTTCGGGTTGGGCCGCGCGCAACAAGAAACCCGTCCTGCTCGCCGACCGGTCAAACAAGAGTGACTTCGATCCGGACAGCGACTTGGCATCGGTTATGTCGGTGCCGCTTCTGGCCGGTGATGAAGTGTGCGGCGTGCTCAACCTCGGCAGCCGCCGCGCCCGGGCGTTTGACGAAAGACACCTGGACGTGATAGCGGTGGTCGCCGACCAACTCTCGATCGGCTTCGAGCGACTTGCCCGGCAGGAGATGATGGAGGCGCGAAAGCGGGAACTGGACGAAGCCGGGCAGTGGCGCAACGAGCGGCAAGCCGCGGCGGCCGCCGAAGAGAGACTGAGGGCGGCTGTTGATCGGTCGCACTCGGTGCACCACGACGTTAACAATTCACTGGCCGTCATTGTCGGCAACGTCGAGTGCCTGCTGGTTAAGGAGAGGACCCAAGATCAGAAAACGCTGAGTCGCCTGCGGCGGATTGAGGCCGCCGCGTTACGTATCAGTGAGACGAACCGCAGGTTGCTTGAAACAGACATCCAAAGGCAGGGGAATCGTGAGTGA
- a CDS encoding response regulator, with the protein MASDNLDKLNRMVHEKGQPFRILIVDDEPWVRDVFRDFCELTDALEVDLASSGLQAVDKAAGGSYDLITMDLIMPEMSGLDALTEIRRVAPHVPIMVITGNATEKLVNRAGVLGACRVMYKPVKLDDFIEVLASTLVR; encoded by the coding sequence ATGGCGTCAGATAATCTTGACAAGCTGAACCGCATGGTTCACGAAAAAGGTCAGCCCTTCAGAATCCTCATTGTCGACGACGAGCCGTGGGTACGGGATGTCTTCAGGGACTTCTGTGAACTCACGGACGCGCTCGAGGTCGATCTTGCCTCGAGCGGTTTACAGGCGGTCGACAAAGCTGCCGGCGGGTCCTATGATCTGATCACCATGGACCTGATTATGCCGGAGATGTCGGGTCTGGACGCGCTCACGGAAATCCGGCGGGTGGCGCCGCACGTTCCGATCATGGTCATCACCGGTAACGCCACTGAAAAGCTGGTAAACCGGGCCGGTGTTCTGGGGGCCTGCCGGGTGATGTACAAGCCCGTGAAGCTGGATGATTTCATTGAGGTGCTGGCCTCGACCCTGGTGCGCTGA
- a CDS encoding response regulator — translation MKNTITVLVVDDEMMIRSLIERILSRDGYCVLLAEDGNRALDTLRTEKVDIVVSDMKMPGMDGFKLLQAIKREFPRIDVIMMTAYGDTYTVKDALLLGADEYISKPFKTCEISLVVERAYWRILSKARQALPQVE, via the coding sequence ATGAAAAACACCATCACCGTCCTGGTGGTCGACGATGAGATGATGATTCGGAGCCTTATCGAGCGAATCCTCTCGCGCGACGGCTATTGCGTGTTGCTGGCCGAGGATGGAAATAGGGCGCTTGACACCCTTCGAACTGAGAAGGTGGACATCGTCGTTTCCGATATGAAAATGCCCGGCATGGACGGATTCAAGTTGTTACAGGCCATCAAGAGAGAGTTTCCCCGCATAGACGTGATCATGATGACGGCCTACGGGGATACCTATACGGTGAAAGATGCGCTTCTTCTCGGGGCCGACGAATACATATCGAAGCCGTTCAAGACCTGCGAGATTTCGCTGGTCGTCGAGCGAGCGTACTGGCGAATACTGTCTAAAGCCCGGCAGGCGTTGCCGCAGGTGGAGTAA
- a CDS encoding FapA family protein — translation MSGGEVQTVRRNRVKTAVSKDFMSASILLRKQQPEEPDITVEEIMEELGKAGIVFGVDQDVIRKTVEEKTYNVPIRVATGTRPKRGASASFVYHFDTMEKHAPKEDEDGRIDYHDINFIQNTEKGALLVTKIPPTEGTPGTSVLGKEYAGPSGREIPINGGANTKVSGDELELRATTDGVIVFQHGKVAVTDVLAIGGDVDFSVGNLDCCGSVRVAGHVKSGFVLKIDGDLEISGNVEDATVQVKGNILVKGGFFGSGRGAMHADGDITVKYTEGQKITSGGNVYVGGEIINCEVTARDSVHIKGRRGKIVGGVVRAGKEIRASVVGSHAGTPTCLHVAYDAKLMAQYQEIQSEISRLEQDGERVKEALYNLYRLQLDGELPPDKQEALQKLQVFKQELPANLEMLQTRKAEVEAAISKLQDARIIVEERLYSGVKTYFGIVYREMLEDVRRCEITVEGNKILISTPQGR, via the coding sequence ATGAGCGGCGGCGAAGTGCAGACAGTGAGGCGTAACCGGGTCAAGACCGCCGTATCCAAGGATTTCATGAGCGCCTCTATTCTGCTGCGCAAACAACAACCGGAGGAGCCAGACATCACTGTTGAGGAGATAATGGAGGAGCTTGGCAAAGCCGGTATTGTATTCGGTGTCGATCAGGACGTGATCCGGAAGACCGTAGAGGAGAAGACCTACAACGTCCCCATTCGGGTGGCCACCGGCACCAGGCCCAAACGCGGGGCCAGCGCCAGTTTCGTGTATCACTTTGACACCATGGAGAAGCACGCGCCTAAAGAAGACGAAGACGGGCGCATCGACTATCACGATATCAACTTCATTCAGAACACGGAAAAGGGCGCCCTGCTGGTCACCAAGATACCACCCACGGAAGGAACCCCGGGAACGAGCGTGCTGGGCAAGGAATACGCGGGCCCTTCCGGCCGCGAAATCCCGATCAACGGCGGTGCGAATACGAAAGTATCCGGGGACGAACTTGAACTTCGCGCTACCACCGACGGAGTCATTGTTTTCCAGCACGGGAAAGTCGCCGTCACGGATGTCCTGGCCATCGGCGGAGACGTTGATTTCAGCGTTGGCAACCTCGACTGCTGCGGCTCGGTGCGGGTGGCCGGTCACGTCAAGTCCGGCTTCGTACTGAAAATAGATGGTGATTTGGAGATCTCGGGCAATGTCGAGGATGCCACTGTTCAGGTCAAAGGCAATATCCTGGTCAAGGGCGGCTTTTTCGGCAGCGGGCGCGGCGCCATGCACGCCGACGGTGATATTACGGTCAAGTATACCGAGGGACAGAAGATTACATCGGGCGGAAACGTCTACGTCGGTGGCGAGATCATTAACTGTGAGGTGACAGCGCGCGACAGCGTGCATATCAAGGGTCGGCGCGGCAAGATTGTAGGGGGAGTGGTGCGCGCCGGCAAAGAGATCAGAGCCTCGGTCGTCGGTTCACACGCCGGCACACCCACATGTCTCCATGTCGCCTATGACGCCAAGCTGATGGCGCAGTATCAGGAAATCCAGAGTGAGATCAGCCGCCTGGAACAGGACGGCGAGCGCGTCAAGGAGGCTCTCTATAATCTCTACCGGCTTCAGCTCGATGGTGAACTTCCGCCTGACAAACAGGAAGCTCTTCAGAAGTTGCAGGTTTTCAAGCAGGAGCTGCCCGCCAATCTCGAGATGTTGCAGACGAGGAAGGCGGAGGTCGAGGCCGCTATCTCAAAACTTCAGGACGCCCGTATAATCGTAGAGGAACGTCTCTACTCCGGTGTAAAGACGTACTTTGGAATCGTCTACCGCGAGATGCTGGAGGACGTTAGGCGGTGCGAGATCACGGTCGAGGGAAACAAGATTCTCATTTCCACGCCGCAAGGGCGCTGA